The region TGGTTTCTCCGCTTGTCAGTTCATCCCAGTATGTCCCACACCTGTACTGTATAGAAGCACATCAATGCTTGACCCACATCGTGCCCCAAATTAATATCAATTGCTGGTCCGAGATTGCGTGTGCGAATATACAAATGTACGAATCCCCATGGGGATTGAAAGGcatttaattgtaattgaCTGTGACCGAGGATTACACAATGACTAAGTGGCAGTCAGTGGACGCACCTTGGGCGAAATTAAGTAATACTcgtaattattattatgtgtatatacacatataaataGTTTTACGCACAACAAATAAAGGTCACAGCTTACTAGGACACAGGGAATTCCGTGGGCCAATTGTTTGGCCTATTTGGAGGCTAAGGCTAACCAAATTAAGTTTTCGGTAATTGGTTATTAGCTTCCCGTATTTATGGGAAGCTTTTGAGCTGAGATGGCTTGTGTACAGATACATTTTAAAGTAGGAACAATTCCAAATGCTGAAGGTAGCTTCGACTATTGCCGCTTCATACCAATCCTGCATAAATCTCCCTCTCAATAAACATATACAATAGTTTAAAGTTGATCTTGGCCGCCTTGATGCGATGCGCATCGTTGGACACAGTAAAGCCGTCGAACCAGTTGAGCGGAAACCATCGCCTTCAGCTCGAGTAATCATCACTCTTCGATTAGATTTTAAATTAGCAAAGATTCACAGCTCAGAGGTTCAGCTTAAAATCCAGCATGGTCTTTATTTTGCAAATGTTGTATTGTGATTACTTAGAGCTAGAGTACATATTAATGTATCAATAATTTAAAAGCGCATTCACTTAGATACTATTCAAATATTGTCATAGTCTTCGTCTAATTCGAAAATTGTTTCAGTTGGGGTCGTTGATGCCACAGTGGCCTTTGGAATGATGGGAGCGCTGCTCTTTCCAGCCGTTCCAGCTGCTACAATATTCGTCAGATCGATATTGATAACTGGAGCCGCAATGTCAAAATTGAAGGCGGAGTTGGCATCTGCCTCAGCCTCTGGCGTGCACAGGTTGCTGGTCGGCATCTGCACGTTGCTATAATCGATTTTGACTATTGGTTTATTGAGTTCATAGCTGCAGATCGGAGCAGGTATGGCAGTGTCGTGCGACTGTTTCTTATGGTAGGAGTTTTGGTTGGGCGGTCTGCCCCGCGGTGTGTAGGACGGAGTTGATTCCGAGCGAGCCAACTTGGCGGGCACGTGTCCCATCTGAAGCTGGTGCGTGTGTGCCACAGAAGGCACAATTACCGATGggatgtgtgtgggtggggggtactgctgctgctgctgctgacgcttCAGACCGGTGCCATTCAAGCTCATTGAGCGCATGTAGGGGCCGATAGCGGATCCGCCTCCATTCGGCAATGACCGCATAGATGTGGATGGCAGGCTAAGATCGTATGGCGTATCTGAGTCCGGATATTGCTCTGGTGAGCTGTCATCGTTGTAGGAGCTTGCCTCCTCGGCCACACTGATGTCTGGTATATTCCGGACGAGCTCCTTCAGGAAATCGAATCGCTGCTCTGACATGATGCACTGCTTCATATGCGAAGTGGACAGAGTCTTGGCATTGCGCGAATTCGTTATACGCATCGTCTTCGTTAGCAGCGACTCCACGAATAGCTCTAGCGTCCGGGAAATGATAACGGGTACCGCCTGTGCAACCTTACCAATCTCCTCATCGCTCTGCATGATCTTCTTGATGCGACCCTGCGgagtaaaatattaaaatcgaGTCAACGATAAATCACACCGGGCTCGTGCTGCTCTGGCGCTGCGCCCACAACACGGAGCCTCTGATTATgtgagtatgtatgtatgtacacatgcaTAAAAACTGATAACCATTGTCGGTTCACGCCAGAGCCGAAATATTGACCACTTCCGCTTCGTCCGTACTCACCGCTGGGAAGCGCGCgttgtattttttctttttcgatGGCATTTCGGGCTTTGTGAAGTAATATACCAAGTCCTAGCGAAattaaaaatgtgtgtgtgttttttacACAAGAACAGTTCCGTTTAGTGATGTAAAAACACATCGATGCATCGagcatcgatgtttttttgCCGATGTTTTCCGGTGTTTTTGCTGGTACCGATGTTGAGCGATGTATcgatgttttgcaaaacatcgTATACCTTATTAATATAACAGAATATACAGTACAATCTCATACACAAATACTCATAAATACAATTGTCCATGTCACTTCATGTGAATGAATATGGCCACACGAAAATTACATTAGCAACTAAGAATAGATAATTGCACTTGTAAACTCGAACCCACCAAAAAGGATGAAGCAATAAACAATTTACTTTGTTGCTGCCAAGTACCTAAGTAAATGCACTGAAATGTAGCCCCGGCACAGAGTGCACcctatataaaaaaaaatacactcaTGGAGCCTGGCGTTCCTTCCCATACAATAAGAGTACCACTGCTAGTTATATAAGGAGATGCATTTGTTCAACAAAactcagtatcagaaacagtaccacaaCTGCCGGTCACTAATTTtcccatcgcaatcatcagaggctgtcgccgtgtcttcagatcctcatttcg is a window of Drosophila pseudoobscura strain MV-25-SWS-2005 chromosome 3, UCI_Dpse_MV25, whole genome shotgun sequence DNA encoding:
- the NC2alpha gene encoding dr1-associated corepressor, with translation MPSKKKKYNARFPAGRIKKIMQSDEEIGKVAQAVPVIISRTLELFVESLLTKTMRITNSRNAKTLSTSHMKQCIMSEQRFDFLKELVRNIPDISVAEEASSYNDDSSPEQYPDSDTPYDLSLPSTSMRSLPNGGGSAIGPYMRSMSLNGTGLKRQQQQQQYPPPTHIPSVIVPSVAHTHQLQMGHVPAKLARSESTPSYTPRGRPPNQNSYHKKQSHDTAIPAPICSYELNKPIVKIDYSNVQMPTSNLCTPEAEADANSAFNFDIAAPVINIDLTNIVAAGTAGKSSAPIIPKATVASTTPTETIFELDEDYDNI